GCCACTAAGTTTACCGAGGTGGGCTATGTGGGTAAGGAAGTAGATAGCATTATCCGCGATCTTACTGATATTGCGGTGAAAATGACTCGCGAACAACAAATGAAAAAATATCAGTATAAAGCAGAAGAAGCGGCGGAAGAGCGCGTACTAGATGCGTTATTACCTAACCCTCGCAATAATTTTGGCGAGCCAGAAAAAGCCGATAATAGTAACAGCCGACAAATTTTTCGTAAAAAACTGCGTGAAGGTCAGTTAGACGATAAAGAAATTGAGATAGATGTGGCCGCTCCACAAATGGGTGTGGAGATCATGGCGCCTCCTGGCATGGAAGAAATGACTAACCAGCTGCAAGGTATGTTTCAAAATCTAGCCGCCGGTCACACCAGCAAGCCGCGTAAGATGAAAATCAAAGAAGCGCTAAAGCTGTTAATAGAAGAAGAAGCTTCAAAACAGCTCAACCCAGAAGAGCTGAAAGAGCAAGCGATTCATGCGGTGGAAAACCATGGCATCGTCTTTATCGACGAGTTTGATAAAATCTGTAAGCGAGGCGAAAGCTCAGGTCCTGATGTGTCTCGTGAGGGGGTACAACGCGACCTGCTGCCCTTAATTGAAGGTTCTTCAATCAACACCAAGCATGGCATGGTGCGTACCGATCACATGCTGTTTATTGCTTCCGGCGCTTTCCAAGTGGCTAAACCCTCGGATCTCATTCCTGAGTTACAAGGCCGACTGCCTATTCGAGTTGAGCTTAGCTCGCTAAACACCGACGATTTTGAACGTATCCTCACTGAGCCTAACGCCTCGTTAACCGAGCAATATAAGGCGTTGTTGGCTACCGAAAACGTAACCGTAGACTTTACTAAAGCTGGTATTCGCCGCTTAGCAGAAGCTGCGTGGCGCGTAAATGAGCGCACCGAGAACATAGGCGCACGTCGCTTACATACCATTATGGAGCGCTTACTGGATGAGCTTTCCTTTGAGGCGTCAGATAAGTCAGGTGAAAGTATTGTTATCGATGAACACTATGTGGATCACTACTTAGAAGACTTAGTCGAAGATGAAGATCTAAGCCGTTATATTCTCTAATCTTCTGCCCTCGGTTTGCGACAATTTCCAAGCAGTAAGTCGCAATTGTCCTCGGCATTAAGCAAGGTGCGCGCGTACTAACACGATTATGATTGAAAAGTGCTCCCGCCCCTTTATACTTGATGCTATCTGGTTTCAAAATGTGGCTGACTTCATGGAATATAATACTTCAGAACTTTGTGATACCTATATCGATATGGTGGATGTGGTTGAACCCATGTTCTCCAGTTTTGGTGGGCGCAACTCTTTTGGCGGCTCTATCACTACCATCAAGTGCTTTGAGGCTAATGGCTTGATTAGCGATACCGTGAAAGAAGATGGCCAAGGCCGCGTCTTACTGATCGATGGTGGGGGTTCTTTACGTCGTGCCTTGATTGATGCCGACATTGCTGAAACCGCAACTGATAATGGTTGGGAAGGTATTATTTGCTACGGCTGTGTGCGTGAAGTCGATGCCCTTGAGGAGCTAGATATTGGCATTCAAGCGCTGGCTTCTATTCCTGTTGGCGCCGAGGAAAACGACATTGGTGAGCTACAGGTGCCGGTTAACTTCGGTGGCGTTACTTTCTTACCCGCAGATTATGTCTATGCCGACACCACAGGCGTTATCTTATCGCCAGAGCCGCTCGATATTGAAGATGAAGGCGACTACGACGGTGATTTTACTGAAGACGAGGCTAGCGATCAGTGATAGTGTCACTGAGCAAAATAGAAAAAGGCCAACCTCAGGGTTGGCCTTTTTGTATGTCATTATAAGGAAGTTGAGAGATAAGGATCTGCTAGGTGATAACGCCACTCACTTTACCCTTTACGCCTCATGACACAATTAAGCGTTTTCTTCAACTTGATCAATCTTACCCAGTAATACGCGTAATCTATCTTGCCACGCTTCATGCTGCTGCTTAAGCTGCTGATTGTCTTGCTCAAACTGAGCCTGATTTTGTTTTAATTGCTGGTTTTCTTCACCCAATTTTGTGTTGAGCTCTTTTAGCTCTTCCACTTCCATTTGCAACAAATCAATCGTGTCTACGGCCGACAGTATTTTGGCTTCCAGTTTCTCTAATACATCAAAAGACATGCATTCACCCCTAAAAATCACAGTTATCAGGCCAAGCGGCCGCTACTAGCAAAGAGGATACAGCGCCCCTTGCTTGACAACAAGTAGGCAGCACCTTTGCAACGCAGATAAGGTAAATTTAACCCCCATTGCGTCAATAAAAGTCTAAATATTTTGGTTCATATCAAAAGAGGGCATAGCTGAACACGGGCGTCCTACAACGCGTGCCGGTACGCCTGCCACTGTGGTATGAGGCGGTACCGACTCTAGCACCACACTGCCCGAGCCCACTTTAGCGCCGCACCCTACTTCAATATTACCTAAAATTTTCGCCCCCGCGCCTATCATAACGCCTTGGCGGATTTTAGGGTGGCGATCGCCACCCGTCTTACCGGTGCCACCTAAGGTGACACTTTGTAAAATAGAGACATCATCTTCAATCACCGCAGTTTCGCCCACTACGATGCCAGTGGCATGATCAAACATAATGCCCTTACCAATGCGCGCCGCTGGATGCACATCCACGCCAAACACTACCGAGATTTGGTTTTGCAAATAGGTAGCCAGCGCACGGCGGCCGTGGCGCCATAGCCAGTTAGCAATACGATACCCTTGCAGCGCATGAAAACCTTTCAGATAAAGTAGTGGCGTAGAAAATAAGTCTACGGCGGGGTCTCGCTCTTGTACTGCACAGATATCGGTGGCAACAATATCGAGAATGCAAGGTTCAGAGTCCACTACTGACTCTATCACTTCGCGCAGGCTAATAGCCGGCATCACTGAACTCTCAAGTTTATTGGCTAAAATGAAGCTTAGCGAGCACTTGAGTGTGTCGTGGTTAAGAATGGTCGAATAGTAAAAGCTACCTAACATGGGCTCTTCTGCAATCATCCAGCGAGCTTCTTCGCGGATGCGCAACCAAGTACTAGCTTGAATGCCGTCTTCCATGGGTTAAACCTTGTCTACTGTAAAAAAAGAAGTATTCATTACTCTGGAACCGAGGGCAGGACCGATAATGGGTCCATATGAATAATGATATCGGTATAAGCAAACAGCTGTTCCAGCTGCTCTTCTACCTGTAATGCAATGTGATGTGCCTGCACTAAGGGTAAATGATCATCTAGTTCAAGATGCAGTTGAATAAATCGCGTCGCGCCCGATTGCCGAGTGCGTAAATTATGTAAGCCCTGCACGCCAGCAACGCCTAGGCAAACTTCGATAATGCGCCTTTGTTCAGCATCGGGCAACTGATGATCTAACAACATCTGAATAGCATCATACCCAATTTTAAGTGCGCCTTTAAGGATATAGCCGCCAATTAATAGCGCAAATAACCCATCGGCCCAATGAAAGCCCTGCCAAGCTAACCCAATAGCCACTAAGACGCCGATATTTAATAAAATATCCGATCTGTAATGCAGTTGATCGGCGCGGATCGCCACTGAGTTGGTTTGTTTTATGACATAGCTTTGGTATAGCACCAATAACAAGGTGACCAATATCGAAAATAAGACCACCCCTATGCCCATGCCCGCATGGCTGACGGTTTGGGTATTAACCAGGCGAGAAATACCCGTGATCATTAAAAAAATGGCCGAGGCACTAATAAAGGCAGACTGAGCTAACCCCGCTAATGATTCGGCCTTACCGTGACCAAAGCTATGCTCTTTATCGGCGGGGACCAGCGCATAGCGAATCGCTATCAAGTTAATAAAAGAAGCGCTAATATCGAGTAAAGAGTCAGTTAACGAAGCCAGCATACTGGCGGAGTCGGTATAAAACCACGCTAGCAACTTAGTGAGGATCATCAAGCCCGCAGCCAGCATGGCGGCCTTGGCTGCACGGGTGACTAGTCGTTCATAGCGGGTTTGCTCGGTGCTTGACACCGTTATCTTGTTCACCGTCCACCTCTTATCTCGCACTATCGCTTAATAGCTATTGTCCGCCAGCAAAGTCCAATTGGCGCCACGCTTCGTAGCTGATAATGGCCACCGCATTCGATAAATTCAAGCTGCGGCTATCGGCTTGCATAGGAATGCGAATTCTAAACTCAGGCGCAATACCATTAAGTACGGTATCAGGCAAACCGCGAGTTTCAGGACCAAACAACAACACATCTTGTGCTTGAAAGTGTGCTTTATGATGGGCTTGGCTGCCTTTAGTAGTACAGGCAAAAAGACGCTTGCCCTTCACTGCCACTAAGAAGTCGTCATAGTTTTTATGAATGGAGATACGGCCAAAATCTGCATAGTCCAAGCCCGCACGGCGCAGGCGTTTTTCTTCTAACTGAAACCCCATGGGCTCAATTAAATGCAAATGACAGCCATTGTTGCGCGCTAAACGCATAATATTACCGGTATTGGGTGCAATTTCAGGTTCATAGAGCGCAATCTCGAACATGGTTTTCTCTTATTAAATAAGGCCGTAATGGCATAAATGGGGCAACAGCGCCAAGCAGAGACAGATTTTACGCCTCACCTTAACTAATTTATACCTTGCTTTGACAAGGAATAAACTGAGCGCTGCGCTCAAGATGCCACCACATACCGCCCAGCGTGATGCCGCGAGCCAACATAAAGCATACCATCGCCAGCCATAAACCATGATTACCAAGTGCTTGGCTTACATACCACACGGGGAAAAACACACCCGCAGTAGACACTAGCATCATGTCGCGCATTTGAGTGCCTCTAGTGGTGCCAATAAAAATACCATCTAAAATAAAGCACCAGCATGCAGCAATCGGCATTAGAACTAACCAAGGCAAATAACGCACCGCTTGCTCACGTACCGCTTCAATAGTGGTAATTAAACCAATGAGTGAGGTGCCAGCCAGCGCAAAAATTAGCATAAAAAGGAGTCCCACTAGGGCCCCCCAAAAGAGATTTAAGGCGCAGGCTAAGCGAAACTCTTGGCGGTTTCTCGCGCCTACCGCTTTGCCTACCATGGCCTCTACTGCATAGGCAAAGCCATCTAGGCCAAAGGAGATAAACATTAAAAAGTTCATTAATACCGCATTGGCTGCTAGTACGTCATCCCCTAATCGAGCGCCTTGAAACGTCATAAATGCGAAAGTCAGCTGCAAGCATAACGCGCGTAAAAAAATATCGCGATTAAGACCAATTAATTGCTTAAAAGCACCGCGCTTAAAACAGCTCGCCCAAAAGCCTATTGCTGGCCAAATATTGCGTTTTTTTAAAGTATGCCACACTAAGTAAGCGCCCAAGACTGTGGCCATATAATCCGCTAACACCGAGGCCGCTGCTGCGCCTTTTACTTGCCAACCCAGCCCCAATACAAACCAAATATCGAGCACTATATTAAGCGCATTCCCCAAGATCAGGAGCAGCATAGGCGCGCGTGCATTTTGATTACCCAACAACCAGCCTAATAACACTAAGTTAGTGAGCGCCGCCGGCGCACTCCAAATGCGCACTAAGACATAATCTCGAGCATAATGCTGCACTAAATCACTGCCCCCCATCAGCCAAAGCGCCAGCTCTGTGAGAGGATATTGTAACGCTAGGATCAGTAGCGCTAAACCCCAAGCAAGCGCGAGCGCGCGTGCTAACACCTGCAATAAAGCAAGGTTGTCTCCTGCACCATAAGCTTGTGCGGTAAGACCGGTGGTCGACATTCGCAAAAAGCCTAATAACCAAAAAATGAGGCTAATAATAGTGGCGCCCACCGCCACCCCACCTAAGTAATAGGCTTTATCTAAATGGCCAATTACCACTGTGTCTACCAAGCCTAATAATGGCACCGTAATATTGGACACTACCATGGGCAAGGCGAGCGCAAACACCTGACGGTGGCGAGCGAGATTAAAAAAAGAGGCAGGCATCATAAATTCTTAATCAAAGACATTGAGATAAAAAGAAAACGCAGCCCATCCAGTATTAAGATGAGCTGCGCTTGCTTGAGCTTTAAAAGAGGGAAGCCGGATTATGCTTAAGGCTTAACCGCGCCAGCGCGCTAAAATACTGGAGAAGTTTTTAACGAGCTCAGGCCCATTAACTAACGGCATTTCTGTTTTCTCATCAAAGTCGGGTCTAAAAGCGGCATGTAGCTCCCCTTTCGGGTTAACCAATGCGATCGAGGCAGAATGATCCACTAAGTAATTTTCTTCTTCTTTATCGAAAATGCCATAAATTAAGCCTAACTGCTGCACAACAGGCATTAGTTGCTCATGTTCGGCAGTCACCGCAATAAAGTTAGGATTAAAGTATTCGGTATAGACTTTTAAGCGCTCAGGCGTATCGCGCGCCGGATCTGCCGATACAAAAATCACTTGTACTTTATCGCTTAATTTAGCCAACTCGGGATAAACACGCGATAAGTCCGATAAGGTAGTAGGGCAAATATCGGGACAATAGGTGTAACCAACAAAGACTAAGCTCCAGTGATCACTAAAATTTTGCTCGGTGAAAGGCTCACCTTCACCATCGATTAAGTCTACTTGCGTTAAGGGCTCTCGCTCGGGGTAAACCACGACCGCATCGGTTAAGCTATTTTTTTTATCGGCATACCAAGCACCGCCCGCTAAGGTGCCTACCAGCAATAGCAACATTGCTAACAGCCATATCCATCGATTAGTTTTAGCCATAATTTATCCAATGATCCGCTAATTTCAGCACCCTGAGGTGGCTAATTGAAAAAGTTGCAACAGTGTAGTGCGCTTTATCTAGAAGGTCTAAACTTCAGCTGCCAGCCTAATGCAAAAGCTAACTAAGGTCGAGCGAGCATAGCAAGATAAACAAGTGGAAAAACAAGTCACTAGCAGAGATTAACAGTGCGCAAGCAAAATAGCCGGGCTGCAGATAACGGACATAAAAAAGCGCAAGCCAAGCTCACGCTAATTTATCTAACATCCGTTCTTTAAAAGTCTGAGTTGCGTATTACACCTACCGCTAGGCCTTCAATAATTAACTCTTGAGTACGCAGATCCACTTCAATAGGACTAAGCTCTTCGTTTTCAGGCAATAAGCTAACTTGAGTCCCTTTGCGCTGGAAGCGTTTTACCGTCACTTCATCACCTAGGCGCGCTACCACCACTTGACCATTACGCGCTTCTTGGGTTTTATGCACTGCTAATAAGTCGCCGTCCATAATACCGATGTTTTTCATACTCATGCCTTGCACGCGTAGTAAAAAATCAGCAGCGGGATGAAATAGCGACGGATCTAATTGGTAATGACTTTCAATATGTTGTTGCGCCAAGATGGGTTCACCGGCCGCTACTTGGCCAATTAAGGGTAAGCCCGTCTCTTCTGGCTCTTCTTCTACTAAGCGTATGCCACGAGAGGTGCCAGGCATCATAGTAATGGCGCCCTTTTTGGCCAGTGCTTTAAGGTGTTCTTCGGCGGCATTGGCCGATTTAAAGCCTAAAATAGTGGCGATTTCGGCACGCGTGGGCGGCATGCCGGTTTGTTGAATATTGTCTTTAATAATCTCCAGTACCTGAGACTGGCGAAGCGTGAGCGCTTTCATAAGGCACCTGTTTTTATATACAGTTAACTGTCAGTATATCCAGTAAATATAACAGCGCAAGCATAAAATCCGGTGACCACTTAAAGCAAGGTCAGCACGATGCCGACAAAAATCACCATGCCGACTGAATTATTATTTAAAAAGGCGCTAAAGCATAAATCTCGCTCACGATCTGCTATCTGTTTTTGCTGAAAGACAAATAAGGCCGCCGCGCCTAACAGACTCCAATAAAACCACGCGCCCAGCGCAAAGCTCTGCCCCGCTGCGACTAAAAGTACTAAGGTTAATAACTGTAAAACGCCCACAATAAGCTTGTCGTGTTTACCAAACAAAATGGCCGTGGACTTCACTCCTATCTTGAGGTCGTCATCTCTATCAACCATGGCATACATAGTGTCATAGGCGATAGTCCAGGTGAGATTAGCAGCAAATAATAACCAAAGGCCCAGTGGCAAACTGTTGCTTTGCGCCGCAAACGCCATGGGAATCGCCCAGGAAAAGGCAATCCCTAAAAATAACTGTGGCAAATGAGTATAGCGCTTCATAAAAGGATAAAGTGCAGCCCAACCAAGCCCCGCCACAGATAATAAAATAGTGAGCTTATTGGTGGTAAGCACTAATAGGAAAGACACCACCACTAGCAAGGCAAAACAGCCAAGCGCTTGGCGTTCACTAAGCTCACCGGTGACTAAGGGACGGCCCACGGTGCGTTTAACATGGCCATCAATATGACGATCCGCATAGTCGTTGATCACACAGCCTGCGGAGCGCATTGAAAACACGCCAATTACAAACACACACACTAACCACCATGAAGGGCGACCAGCGCCAGCAATCCACAGTGCCCATAAAGTAGGCCATAGCAGCAACAAGGTGCCAATAGGCTTATCAAGCCGAGCCAGTGCCATATAAGCACGCCATTGAGGACGATTAGTAGTTGTAGTCATTATTATTACTCTTGGTAAGCACACACAACAGGTAAAAAAAGTTCAGTCACTAGTACTTGTGCCTTAGGGATAGCAAGCACCGAGCGCCGAGCCCACAACAAGTCCTCTGGCATAGGCTGGGTTAAAGGAATGATGTGGCTATGGGATTGGATAAGGCTCTGGTATTCAGCCCTCGCAAGTGCTGCGTATTCAAAGGGGCTGCGCGTGAGTGTGGGATCATCAAACATAAGCTCGCCTAAGGCTTTATTACCTAAGCCACCGAGTGCTGGCACCGCATTAAGAGCGGCGGCTGAATATAAAGAACTGGCATAAATCCACGGTTTATTATCACACCATAATAGCACTTCTCGACAATAGCCGGCGGGGCTTCCTAGCCACTTTGCTTGGCTGCGAGTCAAAGTGATAGCGCGCGTCTTGAGCAGTTGTACTTTAAATTCATGGCAATGGGCTCGTAAACGCACCGTTAGCGAGCCGGCATCTTGTAACCAATCGATAAGAGCTGCGTTATCTACAGTGGCGTGAGCTTGCCAGTGCCAATGCGCATCATTACTGTGCTTCACGCGTTTTTCCTAGCTGTGATGTAGCAAGATGTCATGCTAAATGGCAGTTTTAGTTCTAAAAAACACGTATTCACTTGACCGACCCACACTTTGTTTAAACAATAGTCATCTTATTTTATAAAAAAGGCTCACGATGTTTCGCATACTAGCCCTGTGTCTCTTGTTCAGCGCAGCTTCGCTGCAGGCTCAAGAAGCCGTTCCAGAAGGCCCTTTATACTACACCATAGAGCCTGACATTATTACTAACTACCATAACTCGGGACAAACCTTAGGTTATATTCGGGTAACGGTAGATTTAATGTTAGAAAGTGCCGATAAAATGCCGTTAGTAGAGCAGCATATTCCTTTGCTACGAGATGCATTAAACAGTTTATTAGCAGAGCAAGATCAACAAGAAATTCGCTCCCTAGCCCTGCGCGAGCAACTCGCTGCTAAAGGCTTACAGCGACTTAATGACCTACTGCTTGCAGAAACTGGCGAAACGCCAATTCGTCGACTGTTATTTACCAAATTTTTATATCAATAGCGGTGTCGGAGCTGGCGATCTACTACGGCCTGCAATAAGCCAATCAGGCCGCCGCCTAAATGCGCAAGGTTGGCCACATTACCCAACACGCCAGCAAAGCCAAGGATGAGCCACACTAACATTAAAACGGCCATGCCATCGGGTAAGCTCATCCGCCCGCCAGGATTTAGACGCCCAGATAACCACACATAAGCCAGCAGCGCATAAACCACGCCCGATAAGCCGCCAAAGTAGGGACCACTGGCAAAAAATTGCATAAAATTAGGCAAGATGCCAGCCACTAGCAAGATTAAAATTAAGCGACCCGCGCCCCACTCGCGCTCTACCATGCTGGCTAAATACCACCACCAAAACAGATTAAATACTAAGTGCATCAAGCTAAAGTGCAATAATGCCGGTGTAAAAGCGCGCCAAAAATTCACTCCCACTAACTGACTTAACTGTGCAGGAAAAGACAACCAGGCCAACACCGGGGCGCCCAGCTGTGCCAAACCATAGATCAATACACAACTCAGCAGCACGATAAGATTAACGGGGCCCGTACGCTTGGCGAGTTGAGCCAAGTTTTGTTTACTCGCCGCTTGGCTAGCAAATTTAATATGAGTATCACCGTGTAACCAAGCAGCTTCTTGATAGCGAGGGTGAAACGGCTCTTTAAGAAAACGAGCCACTTCGGGTTCTGCATCTGCAAACCGATGTTCATCTATTAGCCAAATACTCACTCGATGAGCATCGTCTAGGGTTTGTTCGCAGGCTAAACCTTGCGCGGTTAAATAGTCCACAAACGCTTGTGCGCGCCGCGCATCCTCAACTACCAATAGCAATTTCATTAGGCGGCAACCACAGGCTGAGTACGGCGCCACGCCTCAAAGCCGCCATCTAAGCTATAAACTTGGTCAAAGCCTTGTTCAATTAAATATTGCGCTGCACCTTGGCTACTGACGCCGTGATAACACATCACAATAATCGGCGTTTCATAATCTACTTCATTCGTGAACGCCACTAAGGTGTCGTTTGTTAAATGGTAAGACTCAGGTACATGGGCTTGGGCAAAAGATTGGGGATCCCGCGTATCCACTAAGCGTGCTTCGCCTTGGGCAAGTAATTGCTGCGCCTGTTCTACCGATATATGAGCAAATTGCTCCATGACTAACTCCTCTTAATAAATTTCTTCCAGTTTACCCAATCTCCTCTTTCTTAGCATTAGTCACAGTACTCTTGCAGTCTTAGCCGCCTAGATATGCTTGGCGTACTTGCTCATTCACTAATAAAGCGCGCCCAGAGTCAGCTAAAATAATGCGGCCGTTTTCTAATACATAGCCACGATCTGCTAGTTGCAGCGCTTGATTGGCGTTTTGTTCTACTAAGAAAATGGTCATACCTTTTTCTGCACGCAGCTGCGCTATGGTGGCAAATATTTGATTAATAATTATCGGCGCTAAGCCCAGTGAAGGTTCATCTAACAATAATAAGCGCGGTTTACTCATGAGTGCGCGGCTAATAGCGAGCATTTGTTGCTCGCCGCCAGACAAGGTGCCGGCTCTTTGTTGCATGCGCTCTTTAAGGCGTGGGAATAAATCATAGACTTCTTTTAACAGGGCACTATGTTCATGTTTATCCACAAAAAAAGCGCCCATATAAAGATTTTCCTCTACCGTTAAGCGGGCAAATATACGCCGCCCTTCTGGCACAATCGCAATATCTTTGCGCATAATACTGGCGGTGTCTAAGTCAGTTAAGTCTTGGCCCTCAAATACCACGCGCCCTTGACTGGGTTTAGGATCACCGCAAATGGTCATCATTAAGCTGGTTTTACCAGCGCCATTGGCACCAATTAAGGTCACTATTTCGCCCTGATCTATATGCACAGTCACATCGTGTAGCGCCTGGATTTTGCCATAGCCCGCATTTATATTATCCACATGCAGCATACTGCGCCCTCTCCCTAACAGCGTTATTCTGACCTAAAGTTAGTGGTGCTCAACATCGCCAAGATAGGCATTAATGACGTCTTTATTACTGCGCACTTGCTCAGACGTGCCTTGGGCTAAAGGGCGGCCCTGATTCACCACATAAATATAATCAGAAATGCCCATCACTAGTTTCATATCATGCTCAATCAATAAAATGCTCACCCCTTCGTTATCCCGTAGGTCACAAATTAAATGATTAAGCTCATGGGTTTCATTAGGATTCAAACCCGCCGCTGGCTCATCGAGCATAAGTAATTGTGGGCGCGTCGCCATACAGCGAGCAATTTCTAAGCGGCGCTGTTGGCCATAGGATAAATTATCTGCGCTGCGATTCGCTACGCAGGTAAGCTGTACTTTTTCTAACCAATAATGAGCCAGCTCTAGGCCTTGGCGCTCGGCGCGACGAAAAGCAGGAGTTTTAAATAGCCCTGCGAGAAAGTGAGTATTTAAATGGCGATGCTGGGCGACTAAGAGATTTTCTAGCACCGTCATTTCTTTAAATAACCGCACATGCTGAAAAGTGCGCACCATCCCTAAGCGAGCAATTTTAAAGCCCGGCATGCCAGAAATAAGCTGCTCTTTAAACCTCACTTGTCCGCCACTGGCTCGATAAAAACCAGACAAACAATTAAAAATAGTGGTTTTCCCAGCTCCATTGGGCCCAATAATAGACACCACCTGCTGTGGTTTAACCGTCAATGCAACGTTATCTACGGCCACTAAACCACCAAAGCGCATGCTTAAATCAGATACCTGCAATAAGGCGCTCATGATTTTAGCTCCAGATGAGGGCGGTGCATCGGCAATAAGCCTTGGGGGCGCCAAATCATCATTAACACCATCAGCAAGCCAAATAATAACATTCGGTATTCATTAAACTCTCGGGTGAGCTCCGGCAATATGGTCATCACAATAGCGGCTAATACCACGCCCACTTGGGAGCCCATGCCACCTAATACCACAATGGCTAAAATAATCGCCGACTCAATGAACACAAACGACTCGGGGCTAATAAAACCTTGGCGCGCGGCAAAAAAACTGCCAGCAAAACCGGCAAAGGCCGCGCCTATGGTAAAAGCACTCAGTTTAATTAAAGTGGGATTTAAGCCTAATGAACGACAGGCAATTTCATCTTCACGCAGGGCTTCCCACGCCCGACCAATTGGCATACGCAATAGGCGATTAATAACAAATAAGGTCAGGAGCACTAATAACAGCGCCAGCAAATATAAGAAAATTACTTTATGGTTAGAGTTATAGGCAATATTAAAAAACTCATGAAAAGTATTATCGCCTCGGCGATCAAACTGTAAACCAAATAAAGTCGGTTTAGGAATGCCTGCAATACCGTTTGGCCCACCGGTAATTTCCGTCATATTATTCAGTAAAATTCGAATAATCTCGCCAAAGCCTAAGGTAACAATGGCCAAATAATCGCCCCGTAGGCGCAGCACGGGAAAGCCTAATAAAAAGCCAAACAAGGCGGCCATCGCGCCTGAGATAAATAAACAGCTCCAAAAATCTAAGCCAAAATAAGCATTTAATAAGGCGTAGCTGTAGGCACCTACCGCATAAAAGGCCACATAACCTAAGTCCAATAAGCCCGCCAGCCCTACTACCACGTTTAAACCAAGACCTAACATCACATAAATAAGGGTTAAGGTGGCTAAATCTACGGCACCGCGTGAGCCCATAAATGGCCAAATTAATAACGTCGCTAACACTAAGGCACTCAGCAGCCGATAGGCGCCAGGTTTCTCTTCGGGTGCCGGCAGCGCAAACTGACCTTTTCGATCTAATAACAGGCGTAGCCAATGGCGTAACTTAGTGTGAAATAACTGCGCGACAAACACTAAGGCCATGCCCAGCGCCAGCCATTGCCAAGTGGCATCTAGACGGTTCGTGACCACCAACTGGGTACCGGCCGTTTCAAGACGAAAGCCCAGTAGCCAGCCGGCTAATAATAAAAATAAGCCACTGGCTAGCACCGCAGAT
This genomic window from Oceanisphaera avium contains:
- the cysE gene encoding serine O-acetyltransferase; its protein translation is MEDGIQASTWLRIREEARWMIAEEPMLGSFYYSTILNHDTLKCSLSFILANKLESSVMPAISLREVIESVVDSEPCILDIVATDICAVQERDPAVDLFSTPLLYLKGFHALQGYRIANWLWRHGRRALATYLQNQISVVFGVDVHPAARIGKGIMFDHATGIVVGETAVIEDDVSILQSVTLGGTGKTGGDRHPKIRQGVMIGAGAKILGNIEVGCGAKVGSGSVVLESVPPHTTVAGVPARVVGRPCSAMPSFDMNQNI
- a CDS encoding tRNA (cytidine(34)-2'-O)-methyltransferase, translated to MFEIALYEPEIAPNTGNIMRLARNNGCHLHLIEPMGFQLEEKRLRRAGLDYADFGRISIHKNYDDFLVAVKGKRLFACTTKGSQAHHKAHFQAQDVLLFGPETRGLPDTVLNGIAPEFRIRIPMQADSRSLNLSNAVAIISYEAWRQLDFAGGQ
- the zapB gene encoding cell division protein ZapB produces the protein MSFDVLEKLEAKILSAVDTIDLLQMEVEELKELNTKLGEENQQLKQNQAQFEQDNQQLKQQHEAWQDRLRVLLGKIDQVEENA
- the rraA gene encoding ribonuclease E activity regulator RraA, with amino-acid sequence MEYNTSELCDTYIDMVDVVEPMFSSFGGRNSFGGSITTIKCFEANGLISDTVKEDGQGRVLLIDGGGSLRRALIDADIAETATDNGWEGIICYGCVREVDALEELDIGIQALASIPVGAEENDIGELQVPVNFGGVTFLPADYVYADTTGVILSPEPLDIEDEGDYDGDFTEDEASDQ
- a CDS encoding cation diffusion facilitator family transporter — its product is MLAAGLMILTKLLAWFYTDSASMLASLTDSLLDISASFINLIAIRYALVPADKEHSFGHGKAESLAGLAQSAFISASAIFLMITGISRLVNTQTVSHAGMGIGVVLFSILVTLLLVLYQSYVIKQTNSVAIRADQLHYRSDILLNIGVLVAIGLAWQGFHWADGLFALLIGGYILKGALKIGYDAIQMLLDHQLPDAEQRRIIEVCLGVAGVQGLHNLRTRQSGATRFIQLHLELDDHLPLVQAHHIALQVEEQLEQLFAYTDIIIHMDPLSVLPSVPE
- the dinF gene encoding MATE family efflux transporter DinF → MPASFFNLARHRQVFALALPMVVSNITVPLLGLVDTVVIGHLDKAYYLGGVAVGATIISLIFWLLGFLRMSTTGLTAQAYGAGDNLALLQVLARALALAWGLALLILALQYPLTELALWLMGGSDLVQHYARDYVLVRIWSAPAALTNLVLLGWLLGNQNARAPMLLLILGNALNIVLDIWFVLGLGWQVKGAAAASVLADYMATVLGAYLVWHTLKKRNIWPAIGFWASCFKRGAFKQLIGLNRDIFLRALCLQLTFAFMTFQGARLGDDVLAANAVLMNFLMFISFGLDGFAYAVEAMVGKAVGARNRQEFRLACALNLFWGALVGLLFMLIFALAGTSLIGLITTIEAVREQAVRYLPWLVLMPIAACWCFILDGIFIGTTRGTQMRDMMLVSTAGVFFPVWYVSQALGNHGLWLAMVCFMLARGITLGGMWWHLERSAQFIPCQSKV
- the hslU gene encoding HslU--HslV peptidase ATPase subunit; translation: MSNMTPREIVHELDQHIVGQSDAKRAVAIALRNRWRRMQLPLELRQEVTPKNILMIGPTGVGKTEIARRLAKLANAPFIKVEATKFTEVGYVGKEVDSIIRDLTDIAVKMTREQQMKKYQYKAEEAAEERVLDALLPNPRNNFGEPEKADNSNSRQIFRKKLREGQLDDKEIEIDVAAPQMGVEIMAPPGMEEMTNQLQGMFQNLAAGHTSKPRKMKIKEALKLLIEEEASKQLNPEELKEQAIHAVENHGIVFIDEFDKICKRGESSGPDVSREGVQRDLLPLIEGSSINTKHGMVRTDHMLFIASGAFQVAKPSDLIPELQGRLPIRVELSSLNTDDFERILTEPNASLTEQYKALLATENVTVDFTKAGIRRLAEAAWRVNERTENIGARRLHTIMERLLDELSFEASDKSGESIVIDEHYVDHYLEDLVEDEDLSRYIL